The window CGCAGCAAGCAACGCGTGCTCGACCAGATTCGCCTGTTGCAGCCGATGGTGCATATCTCCGGGCGTTTTTCTGCGGCCCGCAACTACCTGGGGGTGGTCCTGCCACTGGCCTGGCATCCGCGTAACCGCAATGCGCTGATTGTCTGCGACCTGCATGAAGACCCGCAGCCCTTGCTGGATCTGGATGCTGAATCATTGCGCCAGCATCTGTACACCCGCCGCGAGGATATGGCCGAAGGCCAGTTACCGGTGCCGCTCAAGTTGATTCATGTGAATCGTTGTCCGGTAGTGGCGCCAATGAATGTTCTGCGTGAACCGGATCAGCAACGCCTGCAACTGGACATGGCGCTTTATGAAGCGCGGCGCCTGCGGCTGAATGACGCACAGGAAGTTTGGCGGGATAAAGTCCAGGCGATTTATGCCGCCGAGGATTTCACGCCCAGCGCGGATCCGGAGCAGCAGTTATACGATGCTTTCCTCGGTGATCGGGATCGCCGTTTATGTGAACAAGTCCGCAATTGTGGGCCTGAAGAACTGGCCCGGGAGCAGTGGCCTTTCGATGATGAGCGCTTGCCTGAGTTACTTTTCCGTTATCGGGCGCGTAACTTTCCCGGGAGCTTGAGTGAAGAAGAGCAAGAACGCTGGCAGACATTTTGTCGGCAGCGCCTGAGTGAGTCGAGCTGGGGAGCCCCGAATACCCTGGGGCAATTCCAGGAAGCACTCACGAGCAGTCTTTGCAATGCTACGCCCGAGCAGGCACAAGTGCTCGAGGAGTGGCAGCGCCATGCACGTTATTTGTGCAGCCGCTTTAACATCGCCTTGGGTTGATGGAGTGGGAAGGGAAAAACGACAATAAAAAAACGCCAGTTACCTGGCGTTTTTCTGAAGGCGTGCAGAGCTCTGCGACGGGGCTTCGCTTAGCCCAGCAGAGTGGCCCAGCTTTCAACCACGTCACCACCCCACTTGGCTTTCCACTCTTTCAGAGTCTTGTGGTTGCCACCTTTGGTTTCGATGACTTCACCGTTGTGCGGGTTCTTGTACTGCTTGACCTTGCGCGCACGCTTGGTGCCGGTAGTTTTTACCGCGGCGCCACGTGGGGCTTTTTCCTTGGCGTGCGGGTCGAGGATCAGTTGGCAGTCACGCAGCGACTTGCCGTACTTGGCCAGCAGGGCACGCAGTTGCTCTTCGAATTCCATTTCCTTTTTCAGCGCGCCGTCTTTTTCCATCGCAGCCATCTGGGCTTGCAGTTCTTTGATAGCTTCTTCCGTGGCGCGATATTTGTTGATCAGGGACATGAGGACTACCTTATGTGATTCGTGTATGACAGGGACAGTGCTGTAATAGTAGTCAGACAATTTGCCCAAGTAAACAATTAAGAGAATGTTTGTTGAATTTGATACTTTAAACTTTGTCGATTGCCGATGTCGCTGATTTAGATGTTGCACCGGATGTGGCTGAAACTAGTCTCGGAATCTGGCCGGCGAACTATCGGCAGTGCGGCGCATCGCGTTGGCGATTGCGCCCGCCAGGCACTCGGCAAATGCCCGGCGGGCGTGCGCTTGCAAGGAATACTGCAGTTTTGCCGCGCAATCGCTAGAATGGCCGACTTTGCGAAGTTCTGGAGTTTTCCCCCATGCGCACTTTCCGGCTGGTGATCGCTTGCCCCGACCGCGTTGGCATCGTTGCCAAAGTCAGTAATTTCCTGGCGTCCTACAACGGCTGGATCACCGAGGCGAGCCATCATTCTGATAACCAGAGCGGCTGGTTCTTCATGCGTCACGAAATTCGTGCCGACAGCCTGCCGTTCGGCCTGGAGGCCTTCCGCGAAGCCTTTGCTCCGATCGCCGAAGAGTTTTCGATGACCTGGCGCATCACCGACACCGAGCAGAAGAAGCGCGTGGTGTTGATGGCCAGTCGCGAATCCCACTGCCTGGCCGACCTGCTGCACCGCTGGCACAGTGATGAGCTGGACTGCGATATCGCCTGTGTGATTTCCAACCACGACGACCTGCGCAGCATGGTCGAATGGCATGGCATTCCCTATTACCACGTACCGGTGAACCCGCAGGACAAGACCCCGGCATTCGCCGAAGTCTCGCGCCTGGTCAAGCATCACGAGGCCGACGTGGTGGTGCTGGCGCGCTACATGCAGATCCTGCCGCCACAGCTGTGCCAGGAATATGCACACCAGGTGATCAACATCCACCACAGCTTCCTGCCGTCGTTCGTCGGCGCCAAGCCTTACCACCAGGCCTCCATGCGCGGGGTGAAGCTGATCGGCGCGACCTGCCACTACGTGACCGAAGAGCTGGATGCCGGCCCGATCATCGAACAGGACGTGGTCCGCGTCAGCCACAGTGATAGCATCGAAGACATGGTGCGTTTCGGTCGTGACGTCGAGAAGATGGTGCTGGCCCGCGGCCTGCGTTACCACCTGGAAGATCGCGTGCTGGTGCACGGCAACAAGACCGTGGTGTTCTGATAGTTGTCATGACAGCCCGCTGGCGGGCCTGGAGGTTCGATCATGGCTGACCCACTCGACAAGGCGACTTCCAAGGCCCCGCCGACCCTCGGCGAGGGCTGCCTCAGCCGTTATGACCCTGACGAGTTGAGCAGCGAGGATGGCACCGAGTTTCCCGGTGCCGCCGAGCTGTGGCGGCAGGTGCAGGAGGAGTCGCAGACTCCTCCGCAGTAGGGGCTTCAGATCCTGAAGCTGCCGACCAGTTGCTTCAATCGGGCGGCCTGCTGTTCCAGGTCGGAACAGGCCCGCAAGGTGGACTGCAGGTTTTCCACGCCTTCCTGATTGAGGGTGTTGATCTCGGTGATGTCCATGTTGATCGACTCGACCACCGAGGTCTGCTCCTCGGTCGCCGTGGCGACGGACTGGTTCATGCCATCGATTTCGCCGATGCGCTGGGTGACGCTGTTCAGGCGTTCACCGGCCAGATTGGCGATTTCCACGCTTTCCTGGCTGTGGCGCTGGCTATGGCTCATGGTGCCGACCGATTCCCGGGCGCCGACCTGCAACTCCTCGATCATGGTCTGGACCTGCTGCGCCGACTCCTGGGTGCGATGGGCCAGGTTGCGTACCTCGTCCGCCACCACCGCGAAGCCGCGCCCGGCCTCACCAGCCCGTGCCGCCTCGATCGCCGCGTTGAGCGCCAGCAGGTTGGTCTGCTGGGAAATGCTGGTGATCACTTCGAGAATCTGTCCGATATTCACCGTCTTGCTGTTGAGCGATTCGATGTTGCCGCTTGACGTGGCGAGCATGTCCGACAATTGATGCATGGCCTTGATGCTGCGCTCCACCACCTGCTGGCCGTCTTCGGCCAGGCCGCGCGCATCACTGGCCTGGTGCGAGGCCTGGGCGGCATTGCGGGCGATCTCCTGGGCGGCGGCGCCCAACTGGTTGATGGCCGCGGCGACGCTGTTGGTGCGGCTGGCCTGCTCGTCGCTGTTGAGCATCGACGAGTTGGAGGCGCTGACCACCCGCAGGGCCACTTCGTTGACGTGCTCGGTGGCCGAGGACACCTCGCGGATCGAACCGTGGATGCGTTCGACGAAACGGTTGAAGGCGGTGCCGAGGATGCCGAACTCGTCCTGGGAGTGGATGGTCAGGCGCCGGGTCAGGTCGCCCTCGCCATCGGCGATGTCCTGCATGGCACGGGTCATGGTGTGCAGGGGTTGCATCAGCGCACGAATCAGCAGGCCGAGCAGGGCGATGATGATCAGTACGGCGATGGTGGTCGCAATGACTGCAGAGTTGCGGAACTTGCTCAGCATCGCGAAGGACTTGTCCTTGTCCACGGACAGGCCGACGTACCAGTTGACCGAGGACAGCCCCTTGATCGGGGCGAAGGCGACGATGCGGGTCTTGCCGTTGACCTCGACCTCGCTGATTTCGTTGCCGATGCGCGGGGTGTCGCGAGGATAGGCCTCGGCGAGGGTCTTCATCACCAGGGCCTTGTCGGGGTGCACCAGGATCTTGCCGTCGGCGCTGACCAGGAAGGCATAGCCGCTGCCGTCGAGATTGAGGGTATTGAGGCTGTCGGCGATGGCCTTCAGGCTGAGGTCGCCGCCGACCACGCCGATTTCCTGGCCGGCCTTGCGCACGCTGGCGACGATGGAGATCACCAGTTGTCCGGAAGCCAGGTCGATGTAGGGCTCGGTCAGGGCCGAGCCGCTGCTGTTCTGGGCCGTCTTGTACCAGGGGCGGGCACGCGGGTCGTAGCCATCGGGCATCTTGCTGTCCGGACGGATGATGAAGCTGCCGTCCTTGTTGCCCAGGTAGGCGCCCATGAAGGTCGAGGTAATGGCTTTCTGTTCGAGCAGGTTCGAGACGTTGGCCGGGTCGTTGTTCAGTGCGACCGATTGCCCCAGGTTTTCCACCAGCAGGCCGCGTCCGGTCAGCCAGGTCTGGATCTCGTTGGCGGTGACGCTGCCCATTTCGTGCAGGTAGCTGTCGAGATCGTCGCGAATCGCATTGCGTTGCAGATAGTCGTTGTAGAGGGTGAAGAGCGCAAAGGCGGCGACGACGATCAGCGAGGCGGCCAGCAGGATCTTGTGACTGAATTTGAGGCTTTTATTCATGGCGTTCGAGGTCCGCTAAGGTTCTGGGTGTCCGGGCGTGTGCGCGGAGACTGCACGGGATGGGCAGCATGGGACATAAGCTGATGATGGCTTGGCTCCTTAGGGGTCCCTCTTAAGGGATGCACCTTATTGTTGTTTTGATTGCCTTGTGGGCTACCTCCCTTGTATCGACTGGCGCGGCGCAAAGATTAACCACGGGCGCACGAGAGCGCATCGCCCGGGTGCCGGGCGATGCGCTCGTGAAAAGGAGGGGGTCAGCTCTTGGGACGGGCGTGGCTGGCCAGGCGTTCGAGGGCGGCGCGCAGTTTCGGGTCGCTGATGCCCTCGGCCGTTTCCTGGATGGTTTGCGCCGCATTGGCGGACAGGTCCAGGGTATGGCCACTCGCCCCCTGCTGGACGGTCGGCGGTTGCACCTTGAACAGGATGCGGATCAGGCCGCTGAACACATCGAAGGCCTGCAGTTGTCGTTGCAGGCGCTTTTGCTGGTAGCGCAGGCGGGTCGCCCAGTGCCCGTCGGTGACGATCAGCAGCAGCGTGCCCTCGCGCCACGAAGCCACGTGGCAGTGCTCGCGGGCAGCCGGCTGCAGTTGGGTTTCCAGCAGTCGTTGCAGGTGGGCCAGGCGCTGGGCGTGGCCGAAAATCGCCTTCAGCGGCTTGGCTTCGCGAAGCAGGACGGCGGGTGCCCGGGCCGGGAGAGGGCGAAATGCCATGATTCAGACACCTTAGGTAACAGAGCCGCCATGGTAGCAGAAACCGGCCCCACAGCCGGTCCCCATTGATGCGGGGCGGCTTTGCCCCTAAAGTCTGCACCCATGTTCCGGGCTTGATGGCTTGAAGTTCGGGAAAAAGACCCTATTTTAGAGTGGCCCCGTAAAAGCGCTGTGCCAGCATCGTGGAATAACGCCACTTTTCTCACCACCGTTTCCGGGTAGAATACTCGTTCGCATGCGGCCATGAGGGCTGCTCGGGCGACTCTTGGGGCCGCCCTCCATCCCTATGTGTGGAAGAACCTGCCGATATGTTTGCGCCTTTGTTAAAGAAACTTTTTGGAAGCAAGAACGAGCGTGAAGTCAAGCGCATGCTCAAGACGGTACAGATCGTCAATGCCTTCGAAGAGCAAATGGTGGCCCTTTCGGACGAGCAGCTACGCGCCAAGACCGGAGAGTTCAAGGCTCGCATAGCCCAAGGTGAAACCCTCGACAAGATCCTGCCGGAAGCTTTCGCCGTCGCCCGCGAAGCCGGCAAGCGTGTCATGGGCATGCGCCACTTCGACGTGCAGTTGATCGGCGGCATGACCTTGCACGAAGGCAAGATTGCCGAAATGCGTACCGGTGAAGGCAAGACCCTGGTGGCAACCCTGGGCGTCTACCTCAACGCGCTGTCCGGCAAGGGCGTGCACGTGGTGACGGTGAACGACTACCTGGCCCGCCGTGACGCCAACTGGATGCGTCCGCTGTATGAGTTCCTCGGCCTGACGGTCGGTGTGGTCACGCCGTTCCAGCCGCCGGAAGAGAAGCGCGCTGCCTACGCTGCCGACATCACCTACGGCACCAACAACGAATTCGGTTTCGACTACCTGCGCGACAACATGGCGTTCAGCGTGGAAGAGAAGTTCCAGCGCGAGCTGAACTTCGCCGTGATCGACGAAGTCGACTCCATCCTGATCGACGAAGCCCGTACCCCGCTGATCATCTCCGGCCAGGCCGAAGACAGTTCGCGCCTGTACACCGAGATCAACAAGCTGATCCCGCGCCTGACCCAGCACGTCGAGGAAGTCGAGGGCGTGGTGACCAAAGAGGGTCACTTCACCATCGACGAGAAGACCCGCCAGGTCGAGCTGAACGAGGCCGGTCACCAATACATCGAGGAGATGCTCACCCAGGTCGGCCTGCTGGCCGAAGGCGAGAGCCTCTACTCGGCGCACAACCTCGGCCTGCTGACGCACGTCTATGCCGGCCTGCGTGCGCACAAGCTGTTCAACCGCAACGTCGAGTACATCGTGCAGGACGGCCAGGTGGTCCTGGTCGACGAGCATACCGGCCGTACCATGCCGGGCCGTCGCCTGTCCGAGGGCCTGCACCAGGCCATCGAGGCCAAGGAAAACCTGAATATCCAGGCCGAAAGCCAGACTCTGGCCGCGACCACCTTCCAGAACTACTTCCGTCTCTACACCAAGCTGTCCGGCATGACCGGTACCGCCGATACCGAGGCGTTCGAGTTCCACCAGATCTATGGTCTGTCGGTGATGGTCATCCCGCCGAACAAGCCATTGGCGCGCAAGGACTACAACGACCTGGTGTTCCTGACCGCCGACGAGAAGTACGCGGCGATCATTGCTGACATCGAGGAGTCCCTCAAGCAGGGCCGTCCGGTGCTGGTGGGTACCGCGACCATCGAGACCTCCGAGCACATGTCCAACCTGCTCAAGCAGAAGGGCATCGAGCACAAGGTCCTGAACGCCAAGTTCCACGAGAAGGAAGCGGAAATCATCGCCCAGGCCGGTCGTCCGGGGGCGCTGACCATCGCCACCAACATGGCCGGTCGTGGTACCGACATCCTGCTGGGCGGTAACTGGGAAGTCGAAGTCGCCTCCCTGGAGAACCCGACGCCGGAGCAGATCGCGCAGATCAAGGCCGATTGGCAGAAGCGCCACCAGCAAGTGCTGGAGTCGGGAGGCCTGCAGGTGATCGCTTCCGAGCGTCACGAATCGCGTCGTATCGACAACCAGCTGCGTGGTCGTGCCGGTCGCCAGGGCGACGCCGGTTCCAGCCGTTTCTACCTGTCCCTGGAAGACAGCCTGATGCGTATCTTCGCCTCCGACCGGGTGAAGAACTTCATGAAGGCCCTGGGCATGCAGCCGGGCGAGGCGATCGAGCACCGCATGGTGACCAACGCCATCGAGAAGGCCCAGCGCAAGGTCGAAGGCCGTAACTTCGATATCCGCAAGCAACTGCTCGAGTTCGATGACGTCAACAACGAACAGCGTAAAGTGATCTATCACATGCGCAACACGTTGCTGGCCGCCGACAATATCGGTGAAACCATTGCCGACTTCCGCCAGGACGTGCTCAACGCCACCGTCAGCGCCCATATTCCTCCACAGTCGCTGCCGGAGCAGTGGGATGTGGCGGGTCTGGAATCGGCTATCGAGAGCGATTTCGGCGTGAAGCTGCCGATCCAGCAGTGGCTCGACGAAGACGATCACCTCTACGAGGAAACCCTGCGCGAGAAGCTGCTCAACGAGCTGCTGGCGGCCTACAACGAGAAGGAAGAGCAGGCCAGCGCCGAAGCCCTGCGCACCTTCGAGAAGCAGATTGTCCTGCGCGTGCTGGATGACCTGTGGAAAGACCACCTGTCGACCATGGACCACCTGCGTCACGGTATTCACCTGCGTGGCTATGCGCAGAAGAACCCGAAGCAGGAGTACAAGCGCGAGTCGTTCACCCTGTTCTCCGAACTGCTGGATTCGATCAAGCGCGATTCGATCCGCGTGCTGTCCCACGTCCAGGTGCGTCGCGAAGACCCGGCCGAAGAGGAAGCCCGCCTGCGTCGCGAAGCCGAGGCCCTGGCCCAGCGCATGCAGTTCCAGCACGCCGAGGCCCCAGGCCTGGAAGCGGAAACCGAGCAGCAGGGTGAAGAGGTCGATGTCGCCCTGGCCACCGCACCGGTACGCAACGAACAGAAGCTGGGTCGCAACGAACTGTGCTACTGCGGTTCGGGCAAGAAGTACAAGCACTGTCACGGCCAGATCAACTAAGGTTTCCGCCGGACACTGAAACACCCGCGCCGCGACCGGCATCAGCCGTCGCGGCGTTTTTCCATTTGAAACACTGTCCGTTGTGGCGACAGTGGATATCACCTTGAGAGGAGCGCATTCATGGCTGTTGGTCTTGGTCCTTTGCCAACGTTGCACCCGGTTGCCGGTTTTGAACTCGGTATCGCCTCGGCCGGAATCAAGCGCCCCGGGCGCAAGGATGTGGTAGTGATGCGTTGCGCCGAGGGCTCCACGGTGGCCGGCGTGTTCACCCTGAACGCCTTCTGCGCGGCGCCGGTGATTCTGGCCAAGCAGCGTGTGCAGGGCCCGGTCCGTTACCTGCTGACCAACACCGGCAATGCCAACGCCGGTACCGGCGAACCAGGCCTGGCCGCTGCCGCGCGCACCTGCGCCAAGCTGGCCGAGCTGGCGGGCGTCGATGCCAATGCCGTGTTGCCATACTCCACTGGCGTGATCGGTGAGCCGCTGCCGGTCGAGAAGATCGAAGGTGCATTGCAGGCTGCCCTGGACGACCTGTCCGTGGACAACTGGGCTGCCGCGGCTACCGGGATCATGACCACCGACACCTTGCCCAAGGGCGCCAGCCGCCAGTTCCAGCACGACGGCGTGACCGTCACCGTCACTGGCATCAGCAAGGGCGCCGGGATGATTCGGCCGAACATGGCGACCATGCTCGGCTACATCGCCACCGACGCCAAGGTTTCCCGCGAAGTGCTGCAGAACCTGATGCTCGACGGTGCCAACAAGTCGTTCAACCGCATCACCATCGATGGCGATACCTCGACCAACGACTGCTGCATGCTGATCGCCACCGGCCAGGCCAACCTGCCGGAAATCACCGAAGCCAGCGGCCCGCTGTTCGCTGCGCTGAAGCAGGCGGTATTCGAAGTCTGCATGGAAGTGGCCCAGGCCATCGTGCGCGACGGTGAAGGCGCGACCAAGTTCGTCACCGTTGAAGTCAACGGCGGCGGCACGCACCAGGAATGCCTGGATGTTGGCTACACCGTGGCCCACTCGCCGCTGATCAAGACCGCACTGTTCGCTTCCGACCCGAACTGGGGCCGTATCCTGGCCGCGGTCGGCCGTGCCGGCGTGCCGAACCTGGACGTGAGCAAGATCGACGTGTTCCTGGGCGAGGTGTGCATCGCCAGCCGTGGTGCCCGTGCTGCAACCTACACCGAGGAGCAGGGTGCGGCGGTGATGTCTCGTGAAGAGATCACCATCCGTATCGAACTGGGGCGTGGCGATTGCAGCGAAACCATCTGGACCACCGATCTGTCCCACGAATACGTGAAGATCAACGCGGAATACCGTACGTAAGTACCCTGCGGCGAGGTTTGTGGAGGGTGCGCAAGCGGCCGGATACCGATCGTTCCCACGCTTGGCGTGGGAATGCCTCTCTGGGGGCTCGGTGCCCGCTCTTGTGACGCAGAGCGTCACGGGCTGCGTTCCCACGCGGAGCCTGGGAACGATCATCAAGTACCGTATGCAAATACCCCGCGCTGGGTCTAGGTTCCGCCCCCGTTAAACGGCAGATTGATAGGAGTTTTCAGCGTGAAACGCGTACATGTGGCTGCGGCCGTTATCCGAGGCAATGATGGGCGGATCCTGATCGCCCGCCGTGCCGACTCCCAGCACCAGGGCGGCCTGTGGGAATTCCCCGGCGGCAAGGTCGAGGAGGGCGAAGCGGTCCGGGTGGCCCTGGCCCGTGAGCTGCAGGAAGAGCTGGGGATCGTGGTCACCGAAGCTCGTCCATTGATCAAGGTGCAGCATGACTACCCGGACAAGCAGGTATTGCTGGATGTCTGGGAGGTCTCGGCCTTCACCGGCGAACCGCATGGTGCCGAGGGCCAACCCCTGGCCTGGGTGACGGCACGGGAACTGCCGAGCTACGAGTTTCCGGCGGCCAACCAGCCGATCGTCGCGGCTGCGCGCTTGCCGGGCGAGTACCTGATCACTCCGGATGGGTTGGAGACCCCGCAGTTGTTGCAGGGTATCCAGAAGGCGATTGCCGGTGGCATCAAGCTGGTCCAGCTGCGGGCACCGAATGGTTTCGATCCCAAGTACCGCGACCTGGCGGTCGATGCGGTCGGATTGTGTGCTGGCAAGGCGCAACTGATGCTCAAGGGCCCGTTCGAATGGCTGGGGGACTTCCCTTCGGCCGGTTGGCACATCACCGCGGCACAACTGCGCAAGTACGCTGCTGCCGGACGGCCGCTGCCCAAGGAGCGCCGGCTGGCTGCGTCCTGCCATGACGCCGAGGAGTTGGCATTGGCCGAGCAGATGGGGGTGGATTTCGTCACCTTGTCGCCGGTGCAGCCAACCCAGACCCACCCGGATGCACAGCCGCTCGGCTGGGAGCAGGCCGGGCAGTTGATTACCGGTTTCAACAGACCGGTGTATCTGCTGGGCGGGGTTGGACCTGCTGATGTTTCGCGAGCCTGGGACACCGGGGCCCAGGGTGTAGCGGGTATTCGGGCGTTCTGGCCGCAGTAACCTGCAAGTGCCTCTGGCGCCTTTCGGCAGGTAGCCCTTGTGGCGAGCGGGCTTGTCGGGACGCCGCACCGCCGCGTTCGGCTGCGAAGCAGTCGTTAGGCCGGCAACCCCGATCTTGCTGGTAGACGGGTTTGCTGTGTTGGGGAGGCTTCGCTTCCCAGCGCGGGCAAGCCCGCTCGCCACAAGGAGCGGCTTCTTTCACCTGCCCAGAGATCAGTGGGAGATTGGCTTCTTGGCCGCTTCCCACAGTATTTCGGCAATCTTCTCGCGCCGGGCAATCAGCCTGGCCGCCACGAAAAACAGATCCGATAGCCGGTTGATGTAGGCCAGTCCTACCCCGCCGAGCGGCTCCAGGGCATTGAGCTGCTGGCAGCGACGTTCGGCGCTGCGTGCCTGGCTGCGACAGACATGGGCCTGGGCAATCAGCATCGAGCCGCCCGGCAGGATGAAGTTCTCCAGAGGGCCGAGCTCCTCGTTCCAGCGGTCGATCACGCTCTCAAGCCGCTCAATCTCGCTTTTATCCAGTGCCTGGTACTCCGGCATCGCCAGCTCGCCGCCGAGGTCGAACAGCCGATGCTGGCAAGGCGAAAGCACTTCGATCACTTCTTCCAGCTCCGGGTGGATCACTACCAGTTCCGCCAATCCGGCCAGGAGCAGCCCGAGCTGGCTATTGAGGCTGTCGACCTCGCCGATGGCCTCGATCCGTGGATGGTCCTTGGGCACGCGACGACCGTCGCCCAGCCCGGTTTCGCCGGTGTCACCGGTCCTTGTGTAAATCTTCGACAGGCGAAAACCCATGGTTACGACTCCGTTTTATTGAGTTCGGGAAGAAGGGCCTGGTTGCTCGCCAACGGCAGGCGCAGGGTGAAGCAGGTCCCCTGGCCGGGCGTCGATTGCACTTCCATCTGGCCCTTGTGGTTGTTGGTGATGATGAAGTAGGACACCGACAGCCCAAGGCCGGTCCCCTGGCCGATCTCCTTGGTGGTGAAGAACGGTTCGAAGGTGCGCTTGCGGATGTTCTCGGGCATGCCGATGCCGTTGTCCTCGACCTGGATTTCCGCCCACGGCGGATTCAGTCGGGTGCGCAGGGTAATGCGCCCCGGTTCGCGGTCATCGTCACGCTGGTGAATGGCCTGG of the Pseudomonas vanderleydeniana genome contains:
- the sbcB gene encoding exodeoxyribonuclease I translates to MTSIFWYDYETTGINPRSDRALQVAGIRTDAELNEIDEPVNLYCRPSEDILPHPAACLITGITPSLLASQGLDEADFMTRVHAQLAQPGTCGAGYNTLRFDDEVTRYSLYRNFFDPYAREWQGGNSRWDLIDVVRAAYALRPEGIVWPQDDGRVTLRLERLTAANGIDHGHAHEALSDVRATIALARLIREKQPRLYDWLFQLRSKQRVLDQIRLLQPMVHISGRFSAARNYLGVVLPLAWHPRNRNALIVCDLHEDPQPLLDLDAESLRQHLYTRREDMAEGQLPVPLKLIHVNRCPVVAPMNVLREPDQQRLQLDMALYEARRLRLNDAQEVWRDKVQAIYAAEDFTPSADPEQQLYDAFLGDRDRRLCEQVRNCGPEELAREQWPFDDERLPELLFRYRARNFPGSLSEEEQERWQTFCRQRLSESSWGAPNTLGQFQEALTSSLCNATPEQAQVLEEWQRHARYLCSRFNIALG
- the mvaT gene encoding histone-like nucleoid-structuring protein MvaT gives rise to the protein MSLINKYRATEEAIKELQAQMAAMEKDGALKKEMEFEEQLRALLAKYGKSLRDCQLILDPHAKEKAPRGAAVKTTGTKRARKVKQYKNPHNGEVIETKGGNHKTLKEWKAKWGGDVVESWATLLG
- the purU gene encoding formyltetrahydrofolate deformylase → MRTFRLVIACPDRVGIVAKVSNFLASYNGWITEASHHSDNQSGWFFMRHEIRADSLPFGLEAFREAFAPIAEEFSMTWRITDTEQKKRVVLMASRESHCLADLLHRWHSDELDCDIACVISNHDDLRSMVEWHGIPYYHVPVNPQDKTPAFAEVSRLVKHHEADVVVLARYMQILPPQLCQEYAHQVINIHHSFLPSFVGAKPYHQASMRGVKLIGATCHYVTEELDAGPIIEQDVVRVSHSDSIEDMVRFGRDVEKMVLARGLRYHLEDRVLVHGNKTVVF
- a CDS encoding methyl-accepting chemotaxis protein — protein: MLNSDEQASRTNSVAAAINQLGAAAQEIARNAAQASHQASDARGLAEDGQQVVERSIKAMHQLSDMLATSSGNIESLNSKTVNIGQILEVITSISQQTNLLALNAAIEAARAGEAGRGFAVVADEVRNLAHRTQESAQQVQTMIEELQVGARESVGTMSHSQRHSQESVEIANLAGERLNSVTQRIGEIDGMNQSVATATEEQTSVVESINMDITEINTLNQEGVENLQSTLRACSDLEQQAARLKQLVGSFRI
- a CDS encoding DUF721 domain-containing protein; the protein is MAFRPLPARAPAVLLREAKPLKAIFGHAQRLAHLQRLLETQLQPAAREHCHVASWREGTLLLIVTDGHWATRLRYQQKRLQRQLQAFDVFSGLIRILFKVQPPTVQQGASGHTLDLSANAAQTIQETAEGISDPKLRAALERLASHARPKS
- the secA gene encoding preprotein translocase subunit SecA, translated to MFAPLLKKLFGSKNEREVKRMLKTVQIVNAFEEQMVALSDEQLRAKTGEFKARIAQGETLDKILPEAFAVAREAGKRVMGMRHFDVQLIGGMTLHEGKIAEMRTGEGKTLVATLGVYLNALSGKGVHVVTVNDYLARRDANWMRPLYEFLGLTVGVVTPFQPPEEKRAAYAADITYGTNNEFGFDYLRDNMAFSVEEKFQRELNFAVIDEVDSILIDEARTPLIISGQAEDSSRLYTEINKLIPRLTQHVEEVEGVVTKEGHFTIDEKTRQVELNEAGHQYIEEMLTQVGLLAEGESLYSAHNLGLLTHVYAGLRAHKLFNRNVEYIVQDGQVVLVDEHTGRTMPGRRLSEGLHQAIEAKENLNIQAESQTLAATTFQNYFRLYTKLSGMTGTADTEAFEFHQIYGLSVMVIPPNKPLARKDYNDLVFLTADEKYAAIIADIEESLKQGRPVLVGTATIETSEHMSNLLKQKGIEHKVLNAKFHEKEAEIIAQAGRPGALTIATNMAGRGTDILLGGNWEVEVASLENPTPEQIAQIKADWQKRHQQVLESGGLQVIASERHESRRIDNQLRGRAGRQGDAGSSRFYLSLEDSLMRIFASDRVKNFMKALGMQPGEAIEHRMVTNAIEKAQRKVEGRNFDIRKQLLEFDDVNNEQRKVIYHMRNTLLAADNIGETIADFRQDVLNATVSAHIPPQSLPEQWDVAGLESAIESDFGVKLPIQQWLDEDDHLYEETLREKLLNELLAAYNEKEEQASAEALRTFEKQIVLRVLDDLWKDHLSTMDHLRHGIHLRGYAQKNPKQEYKRESFTLFSELLDSIKRDSIRVLSHVQVRREDPAEEEARLRREAEALAQRMQFQHAEAPGLEAETEQQGEEVDVALATAPVRNEQKLGRNELCYCGSGKKYKHCHGQIN
- the argJ gene encoding bifunctional glutamate N-acetyltransferase/amino-acid acetyltransferase ArgJ, with translation MAVGLGPLPTLHPVAGFELGIASAGIKRPGRKDVVVMRCAEGSTVAGVFTLNAFCAAPVILAKQRVQGPVRYLLTNTGNANAGTGEPGLAAAARTCAKLAELAGVDANAVLPYSTGVIGEPLPVEKIEGALQAALDDLSVDNWAAAATGIMTTDTLPKGASRQFQHDGVTVTVTGISKGAGMIRPNMATMLGYIATDAKVSREVLQNLMLDGANKSFNRITIDGDTSTNDCCMLIATGQANLPEITEASGPLFAALKQAVFEVCMEVAQAIVRDGEGATKFVTVEVNGGGTHQECLDVGYTVAHSPLIKTALFASDPNWGRILAAVGRAGVPNLDVSKIDVFLGEVCIASRGARAATYTEEQGAAVMSREEITIRIELGRGDCSETIWTTDLSHEYVKINAEYRT
- a CDS encoding Nudix family hydrolase, which produces MKRVHVAAAVIRGNDGRILIARRADSQHQGGLWEFPGGKVEEGEAVRVALARELQEELGIVVTEARPLIKVQHDYPDKQVLLDVWEVSAFTGEPHGAEGQPLAWVTARELPSYEFPAANQPIVAAARLPGEYLITPDGLETPQLLQGIQKAIAGGIKLVQLRAPNGFDPKYRDLAVDAVGLCAGKAQLMLKGPFEWLGDFPSAGWHITAAQLRKYAAAGRPLPKERRLAASCHDAEELALAEQMGVDFVTLSPVQPTQTHPDAQPLGWEQAGQLITGFNRPVYLLGGVGPADVSRAWDTGAQGVAGIRAFWPQ
- a CDS encoding cob(I)yrinic acid a,c-diamide adenosyltransferase; amino-acid sequence: MGFRLSKIYTRTGDTGETGLGDGRRVPKDHPRIEAIGEVDSLNSQLGLLLAGLAELVVIHPELEEVIEVLSPCQHRLFDLGGELAMPEYQALDKSEIERLESVIDRWNEELGPLENFILPGGSMLIAQAHVCRSQARSAERRCQQLNALEPLGGVGLAYINRLSDLFFVAARLIARREKIAEILWEAAKKPISH